A portion of the Mesobacillus sp. AQ2 genome contains these proteins:
- a CDS encoding SDR family oxidoreductase, with protein MKLEGKVAVVTGAASGMGKAIAELYAQEGAKVLLADYNFDGAEDVAKGIVANGGTAKALKVNVADLADVENMIDTAVSEYGTLDILVNNAGIMDGFEPVGDITDERWDQIFDVNTKGVMRAMRKAIPLFLEKEKGIIINIASTGGFSGAHAGAAYGASKHAVIGLTKNTGFMYAQKGIRCNAIAPGAVETNIGSSMKGINEFGMSRAGLTHSLSPRAGKPEEIAQAALFLASDDSSFVNGTVITVDGGWTSAF; from the coding sequence ATGAAATTAGAAGGCAAAGTGGCTGTAGTGACGGGTGCTGCGTCGGGGATGGGAAAGGCGATTGCGGAATTATATGCCCAGGAGGGTGCGAAGGTTTTACTGGCTGACTATAATTTTGATGGTGCTGAGGATGTTGCGAAAGGGATTGTTGCGAACGGCGGGACTGCAAAAGCGCTAAAAGTGAACGTGGCGGATCTTGCGGATGTTGAGAATATGATCGATACTGCTGTAAGTGAGTATGGAACACTGGATATTTTGGTGAATAACGCGGGGATTATGGATGGCTTTGAGCCTGTTGGTGATATCACAGACGAGAGATGGGACCAGATTTTTGATGTGAATACAAAGGGCGTGATGCGCGCGATGCGTAAGGCGATACCGCTTTTCCTTGAAAAAGAAAAAGGTATCATCATTAATATAGCCTCCACCGGCGGATTTAGCGGTGCCCATGCTGGTGCAGCTTATGGTGCATCCAAGCATGCCGTGATCGGGCTGACAAAGAACACTGGCTTCATGTATGCGCAAAAAGGGATCCGCTGCAATGCGATTGCACCGGGAGCGGTCGAAACCAACATCGGATCAAGCATGAAGGGCATTAATGAGTTTGGCATGTCACGTGCAGGCTTGACCCACTCATTATCGCCACGCGCCGGGAAGCCAGAAGAAATTGCGCAGGCAGCACTGTTCCTTGCATCTGATGACTCCAGCTTTGTTAATGGAACCGTGATTACCGTCGATGGCGGCTGGACATCTGCTTTTTAA